The uncultured Desulfatiglans sp. DNA window GTGTGCCCGCTTTTCCTGCCAGAGTCAGGCACGCGCGCGGCGCACTCCAGCCCACATGACGTTCAGACCCCTGTCCCGCACTCGAGAAAGGCCCTGTAGGCACGGTAGGTCATGTACAGGTCGCCTTTGTGGGTGATCTCGAAGGGCGAGTGCATAGACAGGATCGGCGGCCCGCAGTCCACGATTTTCACGCCATGGACGGCAAGGTATTTAGCGGCCGTTCCGCCGCCGCCCTCGTCCACCTTTCCCAACTCACCGGTCTGCCACACGATCCGTCCACGTTTGAAGACCCGCCGCAGCCAGCCCAGGTATTCCGCATCGGCATCGTTTGCACCGACCTTGCCCCGGTGGCCGGTGAACTTGACGAAACAGGGTCCATAGCCCAGCCGGGCGGCGTTTCGCTTCTCGTGCACGTCCTGATAGTCCGGGTCGAGTGCGCCCGCTACATCCGCCGAAAGCGCCTCCGACGCGGCGAGCACCCGCCCGACCGCCCTGGCGGTCGCATCTTCCCCGGCCGCCTCGAGGCAGTCCCCGACCACCGCCTCGAGAAATTTCGATCTGGCGCTCGTCGCGCCTTCGCTGCCGATCTCTTCCTTGTCGACGAAGAGCACAAGGGCGCTCTTTTCACTCGGGACCATGTCCAGAACAGCCCTGAGGCTCGTATAGACGCAGGCCCGGTCGTCCTGTCCATAGGCGCCCACCATGGCGCGGTCCCAGCCGACATCCCGCGCCGGACCCGCCGGAACGACCTCGATCTCAGCGCTGATAAAATCCTCCTCCAGGAGTCCGAGCGTTTCGTTGAGATGCGCCAGGAGGGCCAGTTTGAATCGGTCCTTCGTCTCGTCATCCCCCAACGGCAGAGCGCCCGCGATCACGTTGAGCTTCTCCCCCTCGATCGCCTCGCCGAGTTTCTTCTCGTACTGGGATTTCGCGGCCAGATGCGGCAGGAGATCGAGCACGGAGAAGACCGGATCGTCGGGCTTCTCACCCATGGCAAGGTCAAGCCAGGAACCGTCCGCGCGCAGGATCCGGCCGTGGATCGCCAACGGCCGCGCCAGCCACTGGTACTTCTTGATTCCGCCGTAGTAATGGGTCTTCAGAAATGCCAGATCCGCCTCTTCGTAAACCGGCCGCTGCTTGAGATCCAGCCGCGGCGAATCCGTATGCGAAACGATCACACGCAGGCCCTCCGACAAAGGGGCGCTTCCAGGCCGGACAACCGCCGCCCACTTCCCACGGCGAGAGCGGAAAAAGGGGGCCTTTCCCCCGCCGGACCCGGGCGCCTCGGCGAACCCATTCTCGAGGGCCAGCCGCCGGATGGTTTCGACCGCTTCACGCTCGGTCTTGGATGCGTCCAGAAAGGGCTTGTAGGCATCGGCAAACCGAAAAACAGCCTCCCGCTCTTCAAAGCCGATGGCGTCCCACACCAGCGCCGGTTGATAGACAAGCTTGTCCTGAAGCCTGGCCATTTCTTCCTTGTCAGGCCGTTTCTCTTCCATGTCTCTGATCCTTTCACTGTCTCATCCGGGCGACCGCCCAGAGCCTATCCCGGGTAATTCTTCGATAGAACAAATATTTACAGTGTTAGCCGCCATCGCTGAACTTAAATTTTACCGCTTGCCGCTGCGCGGGCGACCGGCGGGGAAGACCGTTCCGGGTGCATCGGCACTGACCAATGGCCCTCCGGGCTCGCGACCCGGCCGCCGTCCTCGCGCTGAGATGCTGCAGACGGCGGGAAACGCAGCATGAGCGCGACTATCGAGGGCTTCAGACAGCCAGGGTCCCCGAAATGTCCGCCACCCTCCCAATCCCGTGATCGCGGCAGTAAAGCTCGATCCCTGCCACAATCTCGATCGATGCCCTCGGATCGACGAAATGGGCGGTCCCGACCTGCAGCGCTGTTGCGCCAGTGATCAGGAACTCGAGTGCATCCCTCGCCCCCATGATGCCGCCCATCCCCATCACCGGGATATGGACGGCCCGAACCGTCTGATAAAGCATATAAAGCGCGACAGGCTTGATCGCCGGGCCGGAAAGGCCGCCGGAGACATTCCCCAGCAGCGGCCGCCGGGTTCCGACATCCACCGCCATTCCGGTCAGGGTGTTGATGAGGGAAAGCGCGTCGGCCCCCGCTGCCTCGACCGCCCTGGCGATGACGCGGATGTCGGTGACATTCGGTGACAGCTTGACGATGACGGGCTTGTCAGCATGGCGCACAACGCTCTCGGTCACCTTCGCAGCCGCGAGCGGGTCCGTGCCGAAGGCCAGGCCGCCGCACTCGACGTTCGGGCAGCTGATGTTCACCTCCAGGGCATCGACCGCGTCGACCCCCCGCAAGGCCTTTGCCAGGGCGCCGTATTCCGCCGACCTGTGCCCGTAGATGTTGACGATGACCGTCGTGTCGAGGGCCTCCAGCAGGGGGACCTTCTCGGCCAGGAAACGGTCGAGCCCGCAATTGGCGAGCCCGATGGCGTTGAGCATGCCGCAGGGCGTCTCGACGACCCGGGGGGGCGGGTTGCCCTCCCTCGGCTTCAAAGACAACCCCTTGACCACGATGCCTCCAAGAAGGGACGGATCGACCAGCTCCGCGTATTCTTCACCATAGCCATAGGTCCCGGAGGCCGCCACCACAGGATTCTTGAGCTGCAGCGGACCCAGCGAGACCCGCATGTCGACCGGTTCAGCGCCCATGCGATCGCCCCCAGTCCACTTCTTCTGCGTCGAAAACAGGCCCCTCCCGGCAGACCCTCAGATATCCACCGCCGGCGCCGGCCGATGCCGCGACGACGCACCCCTGGCACGCGCCCACACCGCAGGCCATCCGGGCCTCGAGGGAGACCTGGCAGGAGACATGCGCCTCCGCGGCCAGACGCGCAACCTCCCGGAGCATCGGCTGCGGCCCGCAGGCGCAGATCAGGCCGGGGGGCTTCTCTTTTCGGCCGAGGCGCTCCTCGAGCAGGTCTGTGACCAGGCCCCTCCGGCCGGAGCTTCCGTCATCCGTAATGACACGGATCACCCCGTCAGGCGGCACAAGGGCATCCAGTGGCACAAGCTCCGCGGCCGTCCTGCACCCGATCAGACATTCGCACGGGCGGCGGTTCAGGGACTGCATCAGGCTCACGAGCGGCGCGATCCCGATCCCGCCCGCCACGGCGACGACCGCTCCACCGTCCTCCGGCGGGTTGAACCCGCGGCCCAGAGGGCCGAGGCACGGGAGGTCGACCCCCTCCCCCAGACGCGCGAGCAGGGCCGTCCCGCGTCCCACGATCCGGTAGAGGATCAGGAGCGTATCCTCGTCCTTACGCCCGCAGATGGAAAAGGGCCTTCGTAGCAGCGGATCAACCCCCTCACCGAGGCCGAGCATGACGAACTGCCCGGGGCGCGCCGAGTCAAGGATCGCAGGGGCCTCGAGGCCCATCAGGAAGAGGTCTTTCGCAACCGCTTCGTTGAAACGAACGGCCGCGCGCATGTCGATCATCTTGTCATCTCCAGAGCCCTGCCGCATATCGCGCCTCAAAGGCAAACCTCTCCTTCTGTGGCCGATATGCTGGAATCACCCCTCGCCTCTCATGTGGAATAACCGCTCGCCTCTCATCTTGATCCTCGCTTCGGTGGTTCGATGCGGCGCCGGCAGAGCCCTAAGGCCAAACCGCCGCCCTGATCCCCTCAGCCCCTCTTTCCACCGGTTGCCATCCGGGAAGGATCTTTTCTGAAGCTCCAGCGAGGCGGATCTTTCAGGAAAACAAGCGGAACCTGCTTGGAAATCAAGCCTTATTCTGCTATGCTTCGCGTGCTCAGCCCCAGCGCTTTGCGGTGGGTCCCGGGTTGCCCATATCAAGGAAATCCAGCGCTTGCGCGGAGGCGACCTGGAGGTCGACGCACAAGCGAACGCGCTGATCGGCTGGACAAGGCCCTTTCCGGATGGAAATCACCATAGCACGAGATGCCGATGGGAAGAAGAAAAATGCCGTTTCTCCTCCTTGCAGCCCTCCTTTGGGCCCTGCCGGTATGGGCCGCGGAACCCGCTCCCCTCAAGAAGGCCGCCTTCATCCCGCAGTGGGTGCCTCAGGCCCAGTTCGCCGGCTACTACATGGCGCTCGAAAAAGGCTTCTACCGGGCGCACGGCATCGATCTCACCATCATCTCCGGCGGACCCGCAAACCCGCCGGCCGATTGCCTCACCAGCGGGCAGGCCCAGTTCGCCACCCTCTGGCTCTGCACCGGACTCGAGATGCGCGACAGCGGCATCCCTGTCGTAAACATCGCCCAGATGGTCCAACGCTCCGCCCTCATGCTGGTCGCCAAGAAGTCGAGCGGCATCCGGACCATTCAGGACCTGCAGGGCAGAAAGGTCGGGGTCTGGGGGCCGATCTTCCAGCTTCAGCCAAGGGCCCTCTTCAAAAAGCTCGGTCTGGACGTCCAATTCATCCGCCAGTCGTACTCCGTGAATCTGTTCCTGCGGGACGGTGTGGATGCAGCCTCGGCCATGTGGTACAACGAATACCACACGATCATCAACGCCGGCCTCAATCCCGACGAACTCGTGCCCTTCTTCTTCCATGAATACGGGCTGAATTTCCCGGAGGACGGCATCTACGTCCTGGAGCACACCTTGCAGGAGGATCCGGCGCTCTGCTGCGCGTTCATGAAGGCGTCGATCGAGGGCTGGCTCTACGCCTTCGACCACGTGGAAGAGACGCTCGACGTGGTCATGAAGAACCTGAAGGACGCCCACATTCCTGCCACCCGGGTGCACCAGAAATGGATGCTGGAGCGGATGCACGACCTCATGCGGCCCGCCTCCGGCGCCTGGTCCGAAACGGGCCTCCTCCTCAGGGCCGATTATCAGCGTGCAGCCGAAATGATGCA harbors:
- the apeA gene encoding putative M18 family aminopeptidase 1 (Evidence 3 : Putative function from multiple computational evidences) — its product is MEEKRPDKEEMARLQDKLVYQPALVWDAIGFEEREAVFRFADAYKPFLDASKTEREAVETIRRLALENGFAEAPGSGGGKAPFFRSRRGKWAAVVRPGSAPLSEGLRVIVSHTDSPRLDLKQRPVYEEADLAFLKTHYYGGIKKYQWLARPLAIHGRILRADGSWLDLAMGEKPDDPVFSVLDLLPHLAAKSQYEKKLGEAIEGEKLNVIAGALPLGDDETKDRFKLALLAHLNETLGLLEEDFISAEIEVVPAGPARDVGWDRAMVGAYGQDDRACVYTSLRAVLDMVPSEKSALVLFVDKEEIGSEGATSARSKFLEAVVGDCLEAAGEDATARAVGRVLAASEALSADVAGALDPDYQDVHEKRNAARLGYGPCFVKFTGHRGKVGANDADAEYLGWLRRVFKRGRIVWQTGELGKVDEGGGGTAAKYLAVHGVKIVDCGPPILSMHSPFEITHKGDLYMTYRAYRAFLECGTGV
- the pyrD gene encoding Dihydroorotate dehydrogenase B (NAD(+)), catalytic subunit, which gives rise to MGAEPVDMRVSLGPLQLKNPVVAASGTYGYGEEYAELVDPSLLGGIVVKGLSLKPREGNPPPRVVETPCGMLNAIGLANCGLDRFLAEKVPLLEALDTTVIVNIYGHRSAEYGALAKALRGVDAVDALEVNISCPNVECGGLAFGTDPLAAAKVTESVVRHADKPVIVKLSPNVTDIRVIARAVEAAGADALSLINTLTGMAVDVGTRRPLLGNVSGGLSGPAIKPVALYMLYQTVRAVHIPVMGMGGIMGARDALEFLITGATALQVGTAHFVDPRASIEIVAGIELYCRDHGIGRVADISGTLAV
- a CDS encoding putative dihydroorotate oxidase, electron transfer subunit (Evidence 3 : Putative function from multiple computational evidences), whose protein sequence is MRQGSGDDKMIDMRAAVRFNEAVAKDLFLMGLEAPAILDSARPGQFVMLGLGEGVDPLLRRPFSICGRKDEDTLLILYRIVGRGTALLARLGEGVDLPCLGPLGRGFNPPEDGGAVVAVAGGIGIAPLVSLMQSLNRRPCECLIGCRTAAELVPLDALVPPDGVIRVITDDGSSGRRGLVTDLLEERLGRKEKPPGLICACGPQPMLREVARLAAEAHVSCQVSLEARMACGVGACQGCVVAASAGAGGGYLRVCREGPVFDAEEVDWGRSHGR
- a CDS encoding NMT1/THI5 like domain protein gives rise to the protein MGRRKMPFLLLAALLWALPVWAAEPAPLKKAAFIPQWVPQAQFAGYYMALEKGFYRAHGIDLTIISGGPANPPADCLTSGQAQFATLWLCTGLEMRDSGIPVVNIAQMVQRSALMLVAKKSSGIRTIQDLQGRKVGVWGPIFQLQPRALFKKLGLDVQFIRQSYSVNLFLRDGVDAASAMWYNEYHTIINAGLNPDELVPFFFHEYGLNFPEDGIYVLEHTLQEDPALCCAFMKASIEGWLYAFDHVEETLDVVMKNLKDAHIPATRVHQKWMLERMHDLMRPASGAWSETGLLLRADYQRAAEMMQKEGFIDAVPEFTSFHKDCTPDAAP